One segment of Mycoplasma sp. E35C DNA contains the following:
- a CDS encoding NifU family protein yields the protein MARRKQTVIALILDLLDDLRLLIRRDGGDLSFENYDKGVVTIKLLGNCNGCDLVDMTYKDGVENILKSEIPEVKSVVLIQDEANKNNSLNISKSPLFSK from the coding sequence ATGGCAAGAAGAAAACAAACTGTCATCGCATTAATCTTAGATTTATTAGATGATTTAAGATTATTAATCCGCCGTGATGGTGGGGATCTTTCTTTTGAAAACTACGATAAAGGGGTGGTAACCATTAAATTATTAGGTAATTGTAATGGTTGTGATTTAGTTGATATGACCTATAAAGATGGTGTAGAAAACATCTTAAAAAGTGAAATTCCAGAAGTTAAATCAGTTGTTCTAATCCAAGATGAAGCTAATAAAAATAACAGTTTAAACATTAGTAAATCGCCATTATTTTCTAAATAA
- a CDS encoding FAD-dependent oxidoreductase: MKVIVLGSSHGGFEACNEVLELYPDAELHWYEKGDFISFLSCGMQLHLEGIVKDLDTIRYSNEHEMSAKGVKVFKQHQITKINPDAHTIEVLDLSNNQIKTESYDKLIISPGSVPRTLNVPGEELENVYYMRGRAWAKKIRAKIDDPAVKNVVVIGSGYIGIEAAQSFAKANKNVTVVDITPTILPTYLDKEFTSVLQSEMAKHGVKFVLNEGVTKFEGDKKLSSVVTTNQSIPADLVIVAAGVKPNTEWLKDTLELLPNGFIKIDEYQRTSAKDVFAVGDATLIKFNPANIDISIALASNARKQGRYAAKNLIEAKHKFPGVQGSSALAVFDYKFASTGINEVFAKKLNLEIDSVLVHDYYKMSFVPEELKDKVMFKLIFDKKSKVILGAQIMAKHDLTPNINAMSLAILHKMTVDQLAYVDFFFQPEFDQPWNVINTACLMAMRKK, translated from the coding sequence ATGAAAGTTATCGTCTTAGGATCATCACACGGTGGTTTTGAAGCTTGTAATGAAGTTTTAGAACTTTACCCAGATGCAGAATTACATTGATATGAAAAAGGAGATTTCATCTCATTCTTATCATGTGGTATGCAATTACATTTAGAAGGAATTGTTAAAGATCTAGATACAATTCGTTATTCTAATGAACATGAAATGTCAGCAAAAGGTGTTAAAGTGTTTAAACAACACCAAATTACTAAAATTAACCCAGATGCTCACACTATTGAAGTTTTAGATTTATCAAACAATCAAATTAAAACTGAATCATATGATAAATTAATCATCAGCCCAGGTTCTGTGCCACGAACATTAAATGTTCCAGGTGAAGAATTAGAAAATGTTTATTACATGAGAGGGCGTGCATGAGCGAAGAAAATTCGTGCAAAAATTGATGATCCAGCTGTTAAAAATGTTGTAGTAATTGGAAGTGGTTACATTGGAATTGAAGCTGCTCAATCATTTGCTAAGGCTAATAAAAATGTAACAGTTGTTGATATTACGCCAACAATTTTACCAACTTACTTAGATAAAGAATTCACTTCAGTGTTGCAATCTGAAATGGCTAAGCACGGTGTTAAATTCGTGTTAAATGAAGGTGTAACTAAGTTTGAAGGTGACAAAAAACTATCAAGTGTAGTTACAACAAACCAAAGCATCCCCGCTGATTTAGTAATCGTTGCTGCCGGTGTTAAACCAAATACTGAATGATTAAAAGATACCTTAGAATTATTACCAAATGGATTTATTAAAATCGATGAATACCAAAGAACAAGTGCTAAGGATGTGTTTGCAGTTGGTGATGCCACTTTAATTAAATTTAATCCAGCAAATATTGATATTAGTATCGCATTAGCTTCAAATGCTAGAAAACAAGGAAGATATGCTGCTAAAAACTTAATCGAAGCAAAACATAAATTCCCTGGTGTTCAAGGTTCATCTGCTTTGGCTGTATTTGATTACAAGTTTGCTTCAACTGGAATCAATGAAGTATTTGCTAAAAAATTAAACTTAGAAATTGATAGCGTTTTAGTTCATGATTATTACAAAATGAGCTTCGTGCCAGAAGAACTAAAAGATAAAGTAATGTTTAAATTAATCTTTGATAAGAAATCTAAGGTTATTCTAGGGGCACAAATTATGGCTAAACATGATTTAACTCCAAACATTAATGCAATGTCACTAGCCATCTTACACAAAATGACTGTTGATCAATTAGCTTATGTTGATTTCTTCTTCCAACCAGAATTCGATCAACCATGAAACGTGATCAACACTGCATGCTTAATGGCAATGCGTAAAAAATAA
- the plsY gene encoding glycerol-3-phosphate 1-O-acyltransferase PlsY, whose amino-acid sequence MNLAGYISVLVILSIIIGYLFGSIMFADVASLIVKKNVREYGSKNPGTTNSFRVFPKKVAIAIGIGEIFKSVVPFAIIFLIYTFWIKPSIIEIDESIINKIYYLTYLAPLSAILGHMYPVFSKFKGGKAVATTAGFVLVVSPWWFIIIAIIWWSITLITKYVSLASISCFVVLIFLGFIPYLDYLWWFDIKHITYLTYQSDWHIIVFFGIVNLILSTTVIWKHRANIKRLINKEENKVTKKF is encoded by the coding sequence ATGAATTTAGCTGGCTATATAAGTGTTTTAGTAATTTTAAGCATCATTATTGGTTACTTATTTGGATCAATCATGTTTGCTGATGTTGCTAGTTTAATTGTTAAGAAAAATGTCCGTGAATATGGTTCAAAAAACCCAGGCACAACAAATTCGTTTAGAGTGTTTCCTAAAAAAGTGGCAATCGCCATTGGTATTGGTGAAATTTTTAAATCCGTAGTTCCATTTGCAATTATCTTTTTAATTTACACTTTCTGAATTAAACCATCAATTATTGAAATTGATGAAAGCATAATCAATAAAATTTATTACTTAACTTATCTAGCCCCGCTATCAGCAATTCTTGGTCATATGTATCCAGTTTTTTCCAAATTCAAAGGTGGTAAAGCTGTAGCAACAACTGCTGGATTTGTGTTGGTTGTATCACCATGATGGTTTATTATTATTGCAATTATCTGATGAAGCATTACTTTGATAACAAAATATGTTTCATTAGCAAGTATTAGTTGTTTTGTTGTTTTAATATTTTTAGGATTCATTCCATATTTGGATTATTTATGATGGTTTGATATTAAACACATTACATACTTAACTTATCAATCAGATTGGCATATCATTGTATTTTTTGGCATTGTTAATTTGATCTTATCAACTACGGTAATTTGAAAACACCGAGCTAATATTAAACGTTTGATTAATAAAGAAGAAAATAAGGTTACTAAAAAGTTTTAA
- a CDS encoding PTS ascorbate transporter subunit IIC: MDTSIAIDASQFFLGFFKSLFGTPAILVGLFSLLGSILLRKKFSEIIISFFKTLAGFLILNAGAMVIQIPLTNFRVLFQDLFKVSGTIANSDAFATQFFKISEQTAQLGSIVMVMAIVLNLILAGFSRFKYVYLTGHLVLYMSIMLATVLAHANNQQFLDLSKPGDYAIALISSALLMSVYMVISAAACKRFVKQISKQDDVSLAHAGSLSYVTAGWIGEAIYKIKKGQNIKCADKINFPKWLQFFKNTFISVSITMLIIFMVIYIPEGIMYNVGKKTLFIPPKNIPVEEWPLVTKTLYDLFGPHAANNWVVQMFLDAFTFAAGVEILLFGVRMIIDEIVPSFKGISTKFIKNSQPSLDCPIVFPYSPNAVIIGFVSSLTAGFIVMGISIGVASHNKVLPVLLPGVIPHFFLGATSGVFGNVKGGIWGCVLGAFINGIIITFIPWVFIGAGWVPAAQLSWGDTDFLLGIVPGVLALSGQVTGRVLIILIPSLIYLALIIDGIIKSSRDKKALKLKINDEINDLNNQEEDKELTQNSQVNINEEVAEQKQQIELNQTT; encoded by the coding sequence ATGGATACTAGTATAGCAATTGATGCTAGTCAGTTTTTCTTAGGATTTTTTAAGTCCTTATTCGGAACGCCTGCAATTTTAGTAGGATTATTTTCACTGCTTGGATCAATATTATTAAGAAAAAAGTTTAGTGAAATAATCATTTCTTTTTTCAAAACACTTGCTGGATTCTTAATTCTTAATGCAGGTGCTATGGTGATCCAAATTCCATTAACCAATTTTAGAGTATTATTCCAAGATTTATTTAAGGTTAGTGGAACGATTGCTAATAGCGATGCTTTTGCGACGCAGTTTTTTAAAATATCCGAACAAACCGCACAATTAGGTAGTATCGTCATGGTTATGGCGATTGTTTTAAATCTGATTTTAGCAGGTTTTTCACGGTTTAAATATGTTTATTTAACTGGCCATTTAGTGCTTTATATGTCAATTATGTTGGCAACAGTTTTAGCTCATGCTAATAACCAACAATTCTTAGATTTATCAAAACCAGGTGATTATGCAATTGCACTTATTTCATCGGCATTATTAATGTCGGTTTATATGGTAATTTCAGCCGCAGCATGTAAAAGATTTGTAAAACAAATCAGCAAACAAGATGATGTTTCATTAGCTCATGCTGGATCATTATCTTATGTCACTGCTGGTTGAATTGGCGAAGCAATCTACAAAATTAAAAAAGGTCAAAACATTAAATGTGCTGATAAGATTAATTTCCCTAAATGATTACAATTCTTTAAAAATACCTTTATTTCAGTATCGATCACAATGCTAATAATCTTCATGGTGATTTATATTCCAGAAGGTATTATGTATAATGTTGGTAAAAAAACCTTATTTATTCCACCAAAAAATATTCCTGTTGAAGAATGACCGTTAGTTACTAAAACCTTATATGATTTATTTGGCCCGCATGCTGCAAATAACTGGGTAGTCCAGATGTTTTTAGATGCATTTACTTTTGCTGCAGGAGTAGAAATTTTATTATTCGGTGTAAGAATGATTATTGATGAAATTGTTCCTTCATTTAAGGGGATTTCAACTAAATTTATTAAAAATTCTCAACCATCCTTAGATTGTCCGATTGTTTTCCCTTATTCACCAAATGCAGTTATTATTGGTTTTGTTTCTTCATTAACAGCTGGATTTATTGTGATGGGAATTTCAATCGGCGTAGCGTCACACAATAAAGTATTACCAGTATTATTACCGGGTGTAATCCCGCACTTTTTCTTAGGTGCAACTAGCGGTGTTTTTGGCAATGTTAAAGGTGGAATTTGGGGTTGTGTTCTTGGTGCTTTTATCAACGGAATAATTATCACATTCATTCCATGAGTTTTCATTGGTGCTGGATGGGTGCCAGCAGCACAATTATCATGAGGTGATACAGATTTCTTATTGGGTATTGTTCCTGGTGTTTTAGCTCTTAGTGGTCAAGTAACTGGAAGAGTATTAATTATCTTAATTCCATCTTTAATTTATTTAGCATTAATAATTGATGGCATAATCAAATCATCACGTGATAAAAAAGCTTTAAAACTAAAAATTAATGATGAAATTAATGATCTAAATAATCAAGAAGAAGATAAAGAATTAACACAAAATTCTCAAGTTAATATTAATGAAGAAGTTGCTGAACAAAAACAACAAATTGAACTAAATCAAACAACATAA